A genomic region of Xanthomonas fragariae contains the following coding sequences:
- a CDS encoding HlyD family secretion protein, which translates to MSNQDHRSNDGHVSATDAQGADARDEQQQARPSPLKNPKVKWTLILVGVLVAILLVVWLADYLIRGRYMQDTNNAYLQADSVAVAPRVSGYVTKVMVGDNQIVDAGQPLLQIDDRTYQATLQQADAAIAARQADIAAATANVSAQESSLVQARTQVTSAAASLTFAQAEVKRFAPLAASGADTHEHQESLQHDLQRARAQYEAAQAQAKGAQSQIQASSAQLEQARAGVKQATADADQARVAVEDTRLTSRIHGRVGDKTVQVGQFLAAGTRTMTIVPQESLYLVANFKETQVGLMRPGQPAEIQVDALSGVKLHGKVESLSPGTGSQFALLPPENATGNFTKVVQRVPVRIRVLAGEEARKVLVPGMSVEVTVDTRSARDAKQRAKEESDRVQAQERAR; encoded by the coding sequence TTGAGCAACCAAGACCACCGGTCCAACGACGGCCACGTTTCTGCGACGGATGCGCAGGGCGCAGACGCGCGCGACGAGCAGCAGCAAGCCAGGCCCTCACCGTTGAAAAACCCCAAGGTGAAGTGGACGCTGATCCTGGTCGGCGTGCTGGTGGCGATCCTGCTGGTGGTGTGGCTGGCCGATTACCTGATCAGGGGTCGCTACATGCAGGACACCAATAACGCCTATCTGCAGGCCGATTCGGTGGCGGTGGCGCCCCGCGTCAGCGGCTATGTGACCAAGGTGATGGTAGGCGACAACCAGATCGTGGATGCCGGCCAGCCGCTGTTGCAGATCGACGACCGCACCTACCAGGCGACCCTGCAGCAGGCCGATGCCGCGATCGCCGCGCGCCAGGCCGACATCGCCGCCGCCACTGCCAACGTCTCGGCGCAGGAGTCGTCGCTGGTGCAAGCGCGCACCCAGGTGACGTCTGCCGCCGCCAGCCTGACGTTTGCCCAGGCCGAAGTGAAGCGCTTCGCGCCGCTGGCCGCCTCCGGCGCCGACACGCACGAACACCAGGAAAGCCTGCAGCACGATCTGCAGCGCGCACGTGCCCAGTACGAGGCTGCACAGGCGCAGGCCAAGGGCGCACAGAGCCAGATCCAGGCCAGCAGCGCGCAGCTGGAACAGGCGCGGGCTGGCGTGAAGCAGGCCACCGCCGACGCCGATCAGGCGCGCGTAGCGGTGGAAGACACTCGTCTGACCAGCCGCATCCACGGCCGGGTTGGCGACAAGACCGTGCAGGTGGGCCAGTTTCTGGCCGCCGGCACCCGCACCATGACCATCGTGCCGCAGGAATCGCTGTACCTGGTCGCCAACTTCAAGGAAACCCAGGTCGGCCTGATGCGTCCTGGTCAGCCGGCCGAGATCCAGGTCGATGCGTTGTCTGGCGTCAAGCTGCACGGCAAGGTCGAAAGCCTGTCGCCGGGTACCGGTTCGCAGTTCGCGTTATTGCCGCCTGAAAACGCCACCGGCAACTTCACCAAGGTGGTGCAGCGCGTGCCGGTACGCATCCGGGTGCTGGCCGGTGAAGAGGCGCGCAAGGTGCTGGTGCCGGGCATGTCGGTCGAAGTCACTGTAGATACGCGCTCGGCCAGGGACGCCAAGCAACGTGCCAAGGAGGAATCCGATCGCGTGCAAGCACAGGAGCGCGCGCGATGA
- a CDS encoding polyamine ABC transporter substrate-binding protein, translating to MKLRLLALTLSTTLLAACGGGNAPGNAQAQAKVLNVYNYSDYIAEDTVPAFEKSTGIKVTYDVFDSDEMVETKLLAGGSDYDVVVPTLNFFGRQIQAGVFLPLDKSKIPNLVNLDPDVMRRIAAQDPNNTYGVPYMIGTTGIGYNVDKLKAVFGSTEVANSWDLVFKPENLSRLKGCGVTILDTPSDIIPIALNYLGLDPRSSVPAEIEKAAALIKTIRPYVQNFHSSQYVTSLANGNTCLAVGWSGDIIQARDRAAEAGNTIKVAYSIPKEGAPQWFDMLAIPKDAKHPDNAYAFINYLLKPQVAAANTNFIHYANPVRTATPLVDAAIRNDPTIYLPPEVSAKMFTYAINPPEVDRLYTRLWTEIKTGR from the coding sequence ATGAAGCTGCGACTGCTCGCCCTGACGCTGTCCACCACCTTGCTGGCCGCCTGCGGTGGCGGCAACGCGCCAGGTAATGCCCAGGCGCAGGCAAAGGTGCTCAACGTCTACAACTATTCGGACTACATCGCCGAAGACACGGTGCCCGCGTTCGAAAAGAGCACCGGCATCAAGGTCACCTACGATGTGTTCGACAGCGACGAGATGGTGGAAACCAAATTGCTGGCCGGTGGCAGCGATTACGACGTTGTAGTGCCTACGCTCAACTTCTTCGGCCGGCAGATCCAGGCAGGCGTTTTCCTGCCGTTGGACAAGAGCAAAATCCCCAACCTGGTCAATCTGGATCCAGATGTGATGCGCCGCATTGCCGCGCAGGACCCTAACAACACCTACGGTGTGCCGTACATGATCGGCACCACCGGCATCGGCTACAACGTGGACAAGCTCAAGGCGGTCTTCGGTAGCACCGAGGTCGCCAACAGCTGGGATTTGGTGTTCAAGCCGGAGAATCTGTCCAGGCTCAAGGGCTGCGGCGTCACCATCCTGGACACACCCTCGGACATTATCCCGATCGCGCTCAATTATCTTGGGCTGGATCCGCGTAGCAGCGTGCCGGCCGAGATCGAAAAAGCGGCCGCGCTGATAAAGACCATTCGCCCGTATGTGCAGAACTTCCACTCCAGCCAGTATGTGACCTCGCTGGCCAACGGCAATACCTGTCTGGCAGTGGGGTGGTCGGGCGACATCATCCAGGCGCGCGACCGTGCGGCCGAAGCCGGTAACACCATCAAGGTGGCCTATTCGATTCCCAAGGAAGGCGCGCCGCAATGGTTCGACATGCTAGCCATTCCCAAGGACGCTAAACACCCGGACAACGCCTACGCCTTCATCAATTATCTGCTGAAGCCGCAGGTGGCCGCGGCCAATACCAACTTCATCCATTACGCCAATCCAGTGCGCACCGCCACGCCGCTGGTGGATGCGGCGATTCGCAACGACCCCACCATCTACCTACCGCCGGAAGTGAGCGCCAAGATGTTCACCTACGCGATCAATCCGCCGGAAGTGGACCGGCTGTATACGCGGCTGTGGACGGAGATCAAGACCGGTCGCTGA
- a CDS encoding efflux transporter outer membrane subunit, with product MRLIRMPLAAALSTLLLGGCMLGPNYTKPPAVADAAIRASALHRASGVDVVAATPLNHWWEELHDPTLTQLVSQALADSPNLRAAQARLRANRALARQRRAERLPKLNASAVYAYAQPPQTIVDTLGGLQQGQQGQSPAAGSQALDLENTEIYTAGFDASWELDVFGRRRRAAEGALAQAQASEAELADAQVQLAAEVGQVYLNYRGLQARLAIADAKLDKIRQTLSLTQQRRERGAASDLQVEQIVTQVQQQQAQRLPLDMQSQEALDQLALMVGREPGALDAQLSTPQALPMLPTQVRVDDAGALIRRRPDVRKAERELAASSAQIGEALNGYFPQVTLLGGLSWVAGSPSDFNSDALTTLAVPMLRWSIFDFGRTKAQVEQARAGNAGRQAAYEGAVLAALQDANSALARFGSARKQLVVARQAEASATRSAVLMQQRRDAGATSSIDLLDVQRQQLSAQDAAAQAQAQLLVNYVALQKSLGLGWSEAAQQAR from the coding sequence ATGCGCCTGATCCGCATGCCGCTGGCTGCGGCGTTGAGCACGTTGTTGCTCGGCGGCTGCATGCTCGGCCCCAACTACACCAAGCCGCCGGCAGTGGCCGATGCGGCGATTCGAGCGTCCGCATTGCATCGCGCCAGTGGCGTCGATGTAGTCGCTGCTACGCCGCTGAACCACTGGTGGGAGGAACTGCACGATCCGACTCTCACCCAACTGGTCAGCCAGGCGCTGGCCGACAGCCCCAATCTGCGTGCCGCGCAAGCGCGGCTGCGCGCCAATCGCGCACTGGCCCGGCAACGCCGCGCCGAGCGCCTGCCCAAGCTCAATGCCAGCGCGGTGTACGCGTATGCCCAACCTCCGCAAACCATCGTCGATACGTTGGGTGGATTGCAGCAGGGTCAGCAAGGCCAGTCGCCTGCAGCGGGCAGCCAGGCCCTAGATCTGGAAAATACCGAGATCTATACCGCGGGGTTCGACGCAAGCTGGGAGCTAGATGTCTTCGGCCGCCGCCGTCGCGCCGCCGAAGGTGCCTTGGCACAGGCGCAAGCGTCCGAAGCCGAGCTGGCCGATGCGCAGGTGCAACTGGCCGCTGAAGTGGGGCAGGTCTATCTCAATTACCGTGGGTTGCAGGCGCGCCTGGCCATTGCCGATGCCAAGCTGGACAAGATTCGTCAAACCCTGAGCCTGACCCAGCAGCGCCGGGAGCGTGGTGCGGCATCGGATCTCCAGGTCGAGCAGATCGTTACCCAAGTGCAGCAGCAGCAAGCGCAACGCCTGCCGCTGGACATGCAATCGCAGGAAGCGCTCGACCAATTGGCACTGATGGTAGGGCGCGAGCCTGGCGCGCTGGATGCGCAGCTGAGCACCCCGCAAGCGTTGCCGATGTTGCCCACGCAGGTACGCGTAGACGATGCCGGTGCGTTGATCCGCCGTCGCCCCGACGTGCGCAAGGCCGAGCGCGAGCTGGCCGCCTCCAGCGCGCAGATCGGCGAGGCATTGAACGGCTACTTTCCGCAGGTGACCTTGCTCGGTGGCCTGAGTTGGGTAGCGGGCTCGCCAAGCGACTTCAATTCCGACGCGTTGACCACGTTGGCGGTGCCGATGTTGCGTTGGTCGATCTTCGATTTCGGCCGCACCAAAGCACAGGTGGAGCAGGCGCGTGCCGGCAATGCCGGTCGCCAGGCCGCTTACGAAGGCGCTGTGCTGGCTGCATTGCAGGACGCCAATTCCGCATTGGCGCGTTTCGGCTCGGCGCGCAAACAGTTGGTGGTGGCGCGGCAGGCCGAAGCCTCGGCCACGCGTTCGGCCGTGCTCATGCAGCAGCGCCGCGATGCCGGCGCCACGTCGTCGATCGATCTGCTCGACGTGCAGCGCCAGCAATTGTCTGCGCAGGACGCCGCCGCGCAGGCGCAGGCGCAACTGCTAGTGAACTACGTCGCATTGCAGAAGAGTCTGGGATTGGGTTGGAGCGAGGCGGCGCAGCAAGCGCGCTGA
- a CDS encoding ABC transporter ATP-binding protein yields MALSEAAPSQLYADDHAYLSIHEVRKEFDGVVAVDDVSLQIRKGEIFALLGGSGSGKSTLLRCLAGFERPTKGSIVLDGQPIDALPPYERPINMMFQSYALFPHMSVEQNIAFGLKQEALSRAAIATRVGEMLELVQLRALAKRKPHQLSGGQQQRVALARSLAKRPKLLLLDEPMGALDKKLRDQMQLELVNIIETSGVTCVMVTHDQEEAMTMATRIALMDQGWIQQVGTPDEIYEQPANRFAADFIGSVNLIDAAIVEDAPDYVSLKTAAFNANIRIGHGITGFQGQAVAFALRPEKLAIGKDEPTQACNKAQGVIEDIAYFGSHSVYHVRLPSGFKLMANFANRQRCASEALTWGDTVWVGWGDDDGVVLTA; encoded by the coding sequence ATGGCACTTTCCGAGGCTGCACCGTCGCAGCTTTACGCGGACGACCATGCTTATCTGAGCATCCACGAGGTCCGCAAGGAATTCGACGGTGTCGTTGCGGTCGACGACGTCAGCTTGCAGATTCGCAAAGGCGAAATTTTTGCGCTGCTGGGCGGCTCGGGTAGCGGCAAGTCCACGCTGTTGCGATGCCTTGCCGGTTTCGAGCGGCCGACAAAAGGAAGCATCGTGCTCGATGGGCAACCGATCGACGCGCTGCCGCCGTACGAGCGCCCGATCAACATGATGTTCCAGTCGTATGCGTTGTTCCCGCACATGAGCGTGGAGCAGAACATCGCATTCGGGTTGAAGCAGGAAGCGTTGTCCAGGGCCGCCATTGCCACGCGTGTGGGCGAGATGCTCGAATTGGTGCAGCTGCGTGCGCTGGCCAAACGCAAACCGCATCAATTGTCCGGTGGGCAGCAGCAGCGCGTGGCGTTAGCGCGCTCGCTGGCCAAGCGGCCCAAGCTGCTGTTGCTGGATGAACCGATGGGTGCGCTGGACAAGAAACTGCGAGATCAGATGCAGCTGGAACTGGTCAACATCATCGAGACCTCCGGGGTCACCTGCGTGATGGTCACCCACGATCAGGAGGAGGCCATGACCATGGCCACCCGCATTGCGTTGATGGACCAGGGCTGGATCCAGCAGGTCGGCACGCCCGACGAAATTTACGAACAGCCGGCCAACCGCTTCGCTGCCGATTTCATCGGCTCGGTCAATCTGATCGATGCGGCCATCGTCGAAGACGCGCCGGATTACGTCAGCCTCAAAACCGCTGCGTTCAATGCCAATATCCGCATTGGCCACGGCATCACCGGCTTCCAAGGGCAGGCAGTCGCGTTCGCATTGCGTCCGGAAAAACTCGCCATCGGCAAGGACGAACCCACACAGGCCTGCAACAAGGCGCAGGGCGTGATCGAAGACATCGCCTATTTCGGCAGCCACTCGGTGTATCACGTGCGCCTGCCCAGCGGCTTCAAGCTGATGGCCAACTTCGCAAACCGCCAGCGCTGTGCAAGCGAAGCACTCACCTGGGGCGATACGGTGTGGGTGGGCTGGGGCGATGACGATGGCGTGGTACTCACCGCATGA
- a CDS encoding NAD-dependent succinate-semialdehyde dehydrogenase, whose translation MPYDTVNPANGQVEHTQQTLDTAAIEVRLAASANAFPNWAALPLAERGALLHRVGEELTKRRDDLQRIMTAEMGKLRHEALAEIDKCAQGCSYYAEHAADYLVPRDIPTEAQSSYVRYEPLGCVFAVMPWNFPLWQAFRFLAPALMAGNVALLKHASNVPRCADAMKEVLDAAGIAPGVFDVLHIDNDQAAGVLRDGRIAAVTLTGSECAGRSLAANAGDQLKKCVMELGGSDAFVVLEDADLEYAVQCAVQSRFDNSGQTCIAAKRFIVVDAIADQFIERFVAAASKRVLGDPQQDGATLAPMARADLREELHKQVQASVEKGAKVLLGGEPVPGSHAGYPATILDQVAPGMPAYDEELFGPVASVIRVADQAEAVRVANDTTFGLGGSVWTADAKRGERVAQQLQCGAAFVNSVVKSDVRLPFGGIKRSGFGRELAEHGIHEFMNIKTIYIA comes from the coding sequence ATGCCCTACGACACCGTCAACCCGGCCAACGGCCAGGTCGAGCACACCCAGCAAACCCTGGACACCGCCGCCATCGAAGTGCGTCTGGCGGCCTCCGCGAACGCATTCCCCAACTGGGCAGCACTACCGTTAGCCGAGCGGGGCGCGCTGCTGCACCGGGTCGGCGAAGAGCTGACCAAGCGACGCGACGACCTTCAGCGCATCATGACCGCCGAGATGGGCAAGCTGCGCCACGAGGCGCTGGCCGAGATCGACAAGTGCGCGCAGGGCTGCAGCTATTACGCCGAGCATGCGGCCGACTATCTGGTGCCGCGCGACATCCCAACCGAAGCGCAATCCAGCTATGTGCGTTACGAGCCGCTGGGCTGCGTGTTCGCGGTGATGCCGTGGAATTTCCCGCTATGGCAGGCATTCCGATTTCTCGCCCCGGCCTTGATGGCCGGCAATGTTGCGCTGCTCAAGCACGCCAGCAATGTGCCGCGCTGCGCCGATGCGATGAAGGAGGTGCTGGATGCCGCCGGCATTGCGCCCGGCGTATTCGACGTTCTGCATATCGACAACGACCAGGCCGCCGGTGTGTTGCGCGACGGTCGCATTGCCGCAGTGACGCTGACCGGCAGCGAATGCGCTGGCCGCTCGCTGGCTGCAAATGCTGGCGATCAGTTGAAGAAGTGCGTCATGGAACTCGGCGGCAGCGATGCCTTCGTGGTGTTGGAAGATGCCGATCTGGAGTACGCCGTGCAGTGCGCGGTGCAGTCGCGCTTCGACAACAGTGGGCAGACCTGCATCGCCGCCAAGCGCTTCATCGTGGTGGACGCGATCGCCGATCAATTCATCGAACGCTTCGTCGCCGCCGCGTCCAAGCGCGTGCTCGGCGACCCGCAACAAGACGGCGCCACACTGGCGCCGATGGCACGGGCCGATCTGCGCGAGGAACTGCACAAGCAGGTGCAGGCCAGCGTGGAAAAAGGCGCAAAGGTGCTGCTCGGTGGTGAACCGGTTCCGGGCTCACACGCCGGCTATCCGGCCACCATTCTCGACCAGGTTGCCCCCGGCATGCCGGCTTACGACGAAGAGTTGTTCGGCCCGGTCGCCTCGGTCATTCGTGTAGCGGACCAAGCGGAAGCGGTACGCGTGGCCAACGACACCACCTTCGGTCTGGGCGGCAGCGTATGGACGGCAGACGCCAAACGCGGCGAGCGCGTGGCGCAGCAGTTGCAATGCGGTGCAGCCTTCGTCAATTCTGTGGTGAAGAGCGACGTGCGGCTACCATTCGGTGGCATTAAGCGCTCAGGGTTCGGCCGCGAATTGGCCGAGCATGGCATCCACGAGTTCATGAACATCAAGACGATCTATATCGCCTGA
- a CDS encoding MDR family MFS transporter, with protein sequence MTAAAATGQGAGGSVQREKAEPGAWLAVLAGTIGSFMATLDISIVNAALPTIQGEVGASGTEGTWISTAYLVAEIIMIPLTGWFVRTLSLRNFLLICAVMFTAFSVVCGLSTSLTMMIIGRVGQGLAGGALIPTALTIVATRLPPSQQTMGTALFGMTVIMGPVIGPLLGGWLTENVSWHYAFFINLPVCVGLVALLLLGLRHEKGDWAGLLNADWLGIYGLTAGLGGLTVVLEEGQRQRWFESSEITMLSLISLSGFIALIIGQFRRRAPVIRLSLLLHRSFGAVFIMIMAVGMILFGVMYMIPQFLAVISGYNTEQAGYVLLLAGLPTVLLMPVMPKLLEAVDVRILVIAGLICFAAACLVNLSLTADTVGMHFVAGQLLQGCGLALAMMSLNQAAISSVPPELAGDASGLFNAGRNLGGSVGLALISTFQERRMTFHTDTIGSAITANSTRAQDFLSGLAAQVQGSAGGEAAIRSLAQLARSVQQQALVMTYSDLFWIFGLIVVCTIPLAFLLKPLPKGAHLAMH encoded by the coding sequence ATGACTGCAGCGGCAGCCACCGGGCAGGGTGCCGGCGGCAGCGTCCAACGCGAGAAAGCCGAGCCGGGCGCCTGGCTGGCGGTGCTGGCCGGCACCATCGGCTCGTTCATGGCGACGCTTGATATTTCCATCGTCAATGCGGCGCTGCCCACCATCCAGGGCGAGGTGGGCGCCAGCGGCACCGAAGGCACCTGGATTTCCACCGCGTATCTGGTCGCCGAGATCATCATGATCCCGCTGACCGGCTGGTTCGTGCGCACGCTGAGTTTGCGCAACTTCCTGCTGATCTGCGCGGTGATGTTCACCGCGTTTTCGGTGGTGTGCGGGCTATCGACTTCGTTGACGATGATGATCATCGGCCGCGTCGGGCAGGGCTTGGCCGGTGGTGCGTTGATTCCGACCGCGCTGACCATCGTCGCCACGCGGCTGCCGCCGAGCCAGCAGACCATGGGCACCGCCTTGTTCGGCATGACCGTGATCATGGGACCGGTGATCGGCCCGCTGCTGGGCGGTTGGTTAACCGAAAACGTGAGCTGGCACTACGCGTTTTTCATCAACCTGCCGGTCTGTGTCGGCTTGGTGGCCTTGCTGCTGCTTGGCCTCAGGCATGAAAAAGGCGATTGGGCCGGTCTGCTCAACGCCGATTGGCTGGGCATCTACGGCCTGACCGCCGGCCTGGGCGGGCTCACCGTGGTGCTGGAAGAAGGCCAGCGCCAACGTTGGTTCGAGTCCAGCGAGATCACCATGCTGAGCCTGATCTCCTTGAGCGGATTCATCGCCTTGATAATTGGCCAGTTTCGCCGACGCGCGCCGGTGATCCGCTTGTCGTTATTGCTGCATCGTAGTTTCGGTGCGGTGTTCATCATGATCATGGCGGTGGGCATGATCCTGTTCGGGGTCATGTACATGATTCCGCAGTTTCTGGCGGTGATCTCCGGCTACAACACCGAGCAGGCCGGCTATGTGCTGCTCTTGGCGGGCCTGCCGACCGTGTTGCTAATGCCGGTGATGCCCAAGTTGTTGGAAGCGGTGGACGTGCGCATCCTGGTGATCGCCGGCCTGATCTGTTTTGCCGCGGCCTGTTTAGTCAATCTATCGCTGACCGCTGATACCGTCGGCATGCATTTTGTCGCTGGCCAGTTGCTGCAGGGCTGCGGCTTGGCGCTGGCGATGATGTCGCTCAACCAGGCGGCGATTTCATCGGTGCCGCCGGAGCTGGCCGGCGACGCATCGGGTCTGTTCAACGCTGGCCGCAACCTGGGCGGATCGGTCGGTCTGGCGCTGATTTCCACCTTCCAGGAGCGTCGCATGACTTTCCACACCGACACCATCGGCAGCGCGATTACCGCCAATTCCACGCGCGCGCAGGACTTTCTTTCTGGCTTGGCTGCGCAGGTGCAGGGCAGTGCCGGTGGCGAGGCGGCCATTCGCTCGCTCGCGCAACTGGCGCGGTCGGTGCAGCAGCAGGCCCTGGTGATGACCTATAGCGATCTGTTCTGGATCTTCGGCTTGATCGTGGTTTGCACGATTCCGCTGGCCTTTTTGCTCAAGCCGTTACCCAAGGGGGCGCACCTTGCAATGCACTGA
- a CDS encoding ABC transporter permease subunit: MMRRLLRALPGARWGVIAAPSLWLLVFFAIPFLIVLKISFAERATAMPPYTPLFAYAADGAVSVKLHLGNYLALLRDSQYVAAYLSSIKIASISTALALSIGYPMAYVIARLPLATRSVAMMLVVLPSWTSFLIRVYAWIGILDGNGLLNQALLALGVIQQPLQLLYTPIAAYIGIVYCYLPFMVLPLYANLVKHDQRLLEAAYDLGARPWQAFVRITLPLSRNGIVAGCMLVIIPAVGEFVIPEMLGGPDTLMIGRVLWGEFFNNRDWPVAAAVATVMLVLLLVPIVIFHRYQQRELEGRLT; the protein is encoded by the coding sequence ATGATGCGGCGCCTGCTCCGCGCACTGCCAGGCGCGCGCTGGGGCGTGATCGCCGCACCGTCTCTGTGGCTGCTGGTGTTCTTCGCGATCCCGTTCCTGATCGTGCTGAAGATCTCGTTTGCCGAGCGCGCTACCGCGATGCCGCCTTACACGCCGCTATTTGCATACGCCGCCGATGGCGCGGTGAGCGTCAAATTGCATTTGGGTAATTATCTGGCCTTGCTGCGCGATAGCCAATATGTCGCCGCTTACCTGAGTTCGATCAAAATCGCGTCGATCTCCACTGCGTTAGCGCTGTCGATTGGTTATCCGATGGCGTACGTGATTGCACGTCTGCCGCTGGCCACGCGCAGTGTGGCGATGATGCTGGTGGTGCTGCCCTCGTGGACCTCGTTCCTGATTCGCGTGTACGCCTGGATAGGAATTCTCGATGGCAATGGATTGCTCAACCAGGCACTGCTGGCGCTAGGTGTGATCCAGCAGCCGCTGCAGCTGTTGTATACGCCGATCGCCGCCTATATCGGCATCGTGTACTGCTATCTGCCGTTCATGGTGTTGCCCCTGTATGCCAACCTGGTCAAGCACGACCAGCGCTTGCTCGAAGCCGCGTATGACCTGGGCGCGCGGCCGTGGCAGGCGTTTGTGCGCATCACCTTGCCGCTGTCGCGTAACGGGATTGTGGCCGGCTGCATGCTGGTGATAATACCGGCGGTGGGTGAATTCGTGATTCCGGAAATGTTGGGCGGCCCCGACACCTTGATGATCGGCCGCGTGCTCTGGGGCGAGTTCTTCAACAATCGCGACTGGCCGGTGGCCGCTGCAGTGGCGACAGTGATGCTTGTCTTGTTGCTGGTGCCGATCGTGATCTTCCACCGCTATCAACAGCGCGAGCTGGAAGGACGGCTGACATGA
- a CDS encoding ABC transporter permease subunit: MMRAFRGGRMLGGSVFALGFGFLYLPILLLMVYSFNASRLATVWGGFSTRWYGELLRDRQLLDAAWISLDVAFWTACASTILGTMAAMAMVRMRRFPGKTLFGALITAPLVMPEVIIGLSILLLLVSMGGVLGIAPRGAVAIWVAHVTFTVSFVTVVICSRLQELDRSLEDAAMDLGATPLKVFFLITLPIIAPALASGWLLAFTLSLDDVVIASFLAGPSSTTLPIKVFSSVRLGISPKINALATVMVLAVSVAAVIGWWLLARNEKRRQRDMQLAAQREG, encoded by the coding sequence ATGATGCGTGCCTTTCGCGGCGGACGCATGCTCGGCGGCAGCGTATTTGCGCTGGGCTTCGGTTTTTTGTATTTGCCGATTCTCTTGCTGATGGTGTACTCGTTCAACGCCTCGCGCCTGGCTACGGTGTGGGGTGGCTTTTCGACACGTTGGTATGGCGAGTTGCTGCGCGATCGGCAACTGCTGGACGCGGCCTGGATCAGCCTGGACGTGGCGTTCTGGACCGCCTGTGCATCGACCATATTGGGCACGATGGCGGCGATGGCGATGGTGCGCATGCGGCGTTTCCCCGGCAAAACGCTATTCGGCGCGCTGATCACCGCGCCGCTGGTGATGCCGGAGGTGATCATCGGCTTGTCAATCCTTCTGTTGCTGGTGTCGATGGGCGGCGTGCTCGGCATCGCGCCGCGCGGGGCCGTTGCCATTTGGGTTGCGCACGTCACCTTCACAGTCTCCTTCGTCACGGTGGTGATTTGCTCGCGCCTGCAGGAACTGGATCGCTCGCTGGAAGACGCGGCAATGGATCTGGGCGCGACACCGCTGAAGGTGTTCTTCCTGATCACCTTGCCGATCATTGCGCCGGCACTGGCATCGGGCTGGCTGCTTGCATTCACGTTATCGCTGGACGATGTGGTGATTGCCAGCTTCCTGGCCGGACCCAGTTCCACCACGCTACCGATCAAGGTGTTTTCATCGGTACGGCTCGGCATCAGCCCCAAGATCAACGCACTCGCCACCGTGATGGTGCTGGCGGTGTCGGTCGCTGCGGTGATCGGTTGGTGGCTGCTGGCACGTAACGAAAAACGCAGGCAGCGTGACATGCAGTTGGCGGCGCAGCGCGAGGGCTGA